One Clarias gariepinus isolate MV-2021 ecotype Netherlands chromosome 18, CGAR_prim_01v2, whole genome shotgun sequence genomic window carries:
- the LOC128506984 gene encoding CMRF35-like molecule 3: MEMVLIFTFCLILAGTDAVTTVTGYRGRSVQIKCNYTSGYKKNNKYLCRGECSTFSSWDLKDVPVQSGSPDKDSRFSLYDDTTAKVFTVNITDLRPEDEGIYWCGIDQIGPDKYTEILLLVKPEVPAMTTVSHTTHSTSTHSLSTSVHAERTHSSLG, encoded by the exons ATGGAGATGGTCCTCATCTTCACCTTCTGCCTGATTCTAG CTGGTACTGATGCTGTAACTACAGTAACTGGATACAGAGGACGATCAGTTCAGATTAAATGTAACTACACATCTGGATATAAAAAGAACAACAAGTATCTCTGCAGAGGTGAATGTTCCACTTTTTCCAGCTGGGACCTTAAAGACGTTCCTGTTCAGTCTGGATCTCCTGATAAAGACTCCAGATTCTCTCTGTATGACGACACAACAGCCAAAGTCTTCACCGTCAACATCACTGATCTGAGACCAGAGGATGAAGGAATTTACTGGTGTGGGATAGATCAGATAGGACCTGATAAATACACAGAGATTCTACTGCTGGTTAAACCAG AAGTTCCTGCTATGActactgtctcacacaccacacactccactTCAACACACTCCCTGAGTACATCAGTACATGCTGAGAGAACACACTCATCATTAG GTTAA